GACGCCTTTCAGTCGATTCTCGACTCTTGGCAGAACGAGATGTCGAACTCGAGCAGCGGCTCGCCGTTCAACGCCCTCGACTGGCTCAGTCAGGCGCTGGGGCAGTTGAGCGCGGCGCTGAACGGCAGCCCGGCCGGCTCGACATCGAGCACGGGAGCTTCCACCTCGACTCCGGCGGCCGTCGCCTAGCCAGGATCGCCAACTCACCCGCCGCACGCGCGGCTCAGGGCTCACGGTGTATGCTTTCAGGCCGTGAGCCTGAGTCATTGCTCGCCCGCCGGCCCTAGAGCGACCCCAGGCCGGCGAGGTTAGACCCTCTCGCTCGCAGCTTGGGCGCCATGCGGCGAAACCTGTCTCTGGAGTTCGCGCTCGCCCTGATTCTGGCTCTGCCCGCACCGGCCGCGGCCGCGCGTGTGAGCGGACTCACGGCGCGTCCGTTCCACGGTCAGACCTTCCTGACCTGGTCGTCTCCACCGGGAACGGGGTGGTCCTATCACGTCTATCGGGCCACGACTCCCCCGCAGGGCGGCGGGATTTCGCATTACGCGCTGGTGGGCAGCGTTCTCGACTCGACCTGGTGTGATCGCCGCTGCTCGTCCCTCATCGGCTATTCCTATTCGTACACGATGCCGGACGGGAGTCACCTGGCGGCGGGACAGGGCCTGTTCGTCAATACGCCGGGCGCCACCGCGACCGCCTGGTACGCGGTCACCTGCGACTCCGCGACGGTTCCCGCCGACACCGTGACGGTCCCCGGCGTCAATGCGACCGCCAGCGGAGTCCTCGAGATTCCCGACCGCCCGCAGCCGGTCTGGCAGAGGAAGCTGACGGTGGCGCGGGTGACGGGCGACGTCTACACGCTGTGGACCAGCGATCACGACTCGCCCTGGTTCCCCGAAATGTGCAACCGGCCCAGCATCCCTTACGACTGCGCGGTCGTGCCGGGCGCTCCCGGCGGCTGGCAGGCCCTGATGTTCTACCCCCATGTCCGAGGCGGCAACTTTCTCTCGCTCACGAACGGCACGGGCACGCCGGGTGAATGGGTCCTCACCATGGACGATTACATGCCCACCGCCGAGGGCAACACCTTCTGGTTTGGATACAACGAGGGATTCGACATCACCGCGCGCTCGAATTCCACGCCGACCTCGGGATTCGTGGTGGACTACACGATGCGACGCGTGGTCTTCACTCTCGAATGGGCCCGCTCGACTCTTCCCATCGACACCACGCGCGTCTATGCGATCGGCTACTCGATGGGCGCGATCGGAGCCCTGTTCACGACGCTGCGGCTCCCCGACCTGATCGCGGGGGCGATGTTCGCTCACGGCGTCTTCGATTTCGGATTCGAGGCCGACCCCGACGCGGCCTGCTCGTTCAATCTTTCCGGAGCTCAGCGCTGGAGTTGCGATCATCTCTTCGGCACGGTGCAGGAAGATCTCCCGACCCCTGAAGGGGAGCGAACGTTCGATGTTCTCGATGCCAACTACCTGGTGAAGGAGTTGGCGAATGCCGGCCGCGCCGTCCCTCCGATCGTCTCGTTCAGCGGGCGGTACGATACGACCACGGGCTGGGCCGAGAAGCCGATTTTCTTCCGAACCATGCACTCCACACGCGAAGGAGGCATGTTCTTCTTCGACACCAGCACCCACAACGGGGGCGCGCTGTCGGCCTGGGCTCCGATGGGAAATTTCGGTTACGTCTACCGGTATCGCAGCGATCGGAGCTTCCCCGCCCTCTCCAATTGCAGCACCGACTCCAACCCGGGCGACGGACATGCCGCGAGCGGGGACAGCGTCGGAACGATCAATGGATACGTCGAGTGGGACACCACGACCATCGTGGACTCGCGCCTGGTGTGGGGGATCAGGCTCACCCTGCGCGACCTGGCCACTCGATGGGGGACTCTGCGAGCACCCGATTCGCTCTCGGTGGACGTCACGCCGAGACGCCTTCAGCAGTTCAGGATCCAACCCGAGACCCCGGTTCAGTACTCGCTCACCGACGCCGGCGGAGTCTTGTTCGCGAGCGGGGCGGCCCTTTCGGACGCCCATGGCGTGGTGACGATCCCCGCAGTCACCGTACGCAGATCAGGAACGCGACTCGCGCTCTGGCAGCTGCCCAACAACTCCGGAGTTCGAGCCGCGGCCTTCGACGGCGTGACCCTCAGCGGCCTCGTGAACCCACTGCACGGCGCGTGTCGGTTCGAGGTGGCGTGGCCGCGCTCGGGCGCGGGTCGGGTGGAGGTGCTGGATGTCTCGGGGCGGCGCGTTCGCCGCGTGTGGTCCGGAGTCGCCTCGGCCGGCCCGCAGTCCGAGCGCCTCGATGCCACGGGCCTCGCCTCGGGCGTCTACCTCCTTTGCGCCCGGCAGGGCTCGGCGGTCACGACGCGGAGGTTCGTGGTGGTGCGCTGAAACGGACTGAGTGGGAACGCCCGGCCCGGTGTATTGTCGATCCGTGAATCCGCTCCGTTCCAGCTACACGTTGACGACCGTCGCCGCCGGCCGCTATGCCATCTTCCACGGCGGCTACGAGTGCGGTGAGGAACGCTGGCGGATCGAGCACACCGGCGAACATCTGATCGTCACCGGAACGCATGAGCTGGTCGCGCCGCACCCGCTCCCGAACCTTCAGGAGTTCCGGGTCACGCTGACGCCGACCTGGCGCCCGCTCGGACTCGAAGTGCTGTGGCACGTGGGATCGCGCGTGTTGCGGGCGCGGCACGCCGCCGATTCGGGCAAGTGGCGAGTGAGAATCGAACACGAGGGCCAGATCCGCGAGCAGCACGGCGATTTTCCAGACCCGTGCGAGGTCGAGTTCACGTCACCGTTGTTCCAGCAGTTCATGCTCTCGCGGCGAGACTTCCAGCTCGGCGGCGAGCACGAATTCCCGGTGCTGAGAATCGGGCCGCCGCACATGGCGGTGAGCCCCGAGCGCATGCTGATCCGCTGCGTCGAGCGCGGCACCTGGAACGCTCCCTGGGGAAGGGTCGCGGCCAGGCGCTACGTGGTGAGCCTGCCGCCCGCCGGCGAGCACGAGGGCTACAGCTACTGGGCCGACGAGCAGGATCGAATGCTCGAGAGCTTCGAGGGCCCCGAGCCGGGAATCACCTGGATGCGGCTGGTCGAGTACACGCGAGGCTGAGGAGGAGTTCATGGGATTGCTCGTCAAGAACGGTGAGATCGTCACCGCCGCCGATCGGTACGTCGCCGACCTCTACGTCGAGAACGGCAAGGTCGCCGCGATCGCGCCGCAGCTCGAGAAGCGCGGTGCCAAGGACGAGGTAATCGACGCTTCGGGCGCGCTGGTACTGCCCGGCTTCATCGATCCGCACGTCCACATGGAGCTGCCGTTCATGGGCACGGTGTCGGCCGATGACTTCGAGAGCGGCACCGCGTCGGGGATCGCCGGCGGTACCACCAGCATCATCGACTTCTGCATTCCAAACCGCGGCCAGTCGCTGCTCGAGGGCCTCAAGATCTGGCGCGAGCGTTCGGCGAAGGCAGTGTCCGACTACACGTTCCACATGGCGATCACCGGCTGGAACGACAAGACCGCCGACGAGATGACCCAGGTGGTCGAGAAGCACGGCATCACCTCGTTCAAGGTCTTCATGGCCTACAAGGGCGCGATCATGGTGGACGACGGCGAGCTCTATCAGGTCATGAAGCAGGCGGCCAAGCTCGGCGCGGTGGTCACGGTGCACTGCGAGAACGGCGACGCGGTCTGGCACCTGCAGAAGGAACTGGTGGCGGCCGGCGACCTCGGCCCCGAGTACCATCCGGTGTCCCGGCCGAGCGCCGTCGAAGGCGAAGCGACGAACCGCGCGCTGATGATGGCCAGGCTCCACGGCGCCACCGCCTACATCGTTCACATGACCTGTCGCGAGGCGGTCGAGGCGCTCGGGCGCGCCAAGCACTCGGGCCAGCACTGCTACGGCGAGACCTGCCCGCAGTACCTGCTGCTCGACGACACCGTGTTCAACCGGCCGGATTTCGGGGGTTCGGCGTACGTCATGAGCCCGCCGATTCGCCCGGCGCACATGGGCCACCACGCGGCGCTGTGGAACGGGGTCGGCAACGGCATGCTCGATTCGATCGGCACCGACCACTGCCCGTTCACCCACGAGCAGAAGAAGATGGGCAAGGACAACTTCACCCTGATCCCGAATGGCGCCGCCGGCATCGAGGATCGCCTGCAGCTGATGTACACGTACGGCGTGTGCGAGGGCCGCTTCGACCTGCAGCGCATGGTGGCCCTCGGCAGCACCAATCCCGCCCGCATCTTCGGGCTCTACCCGCGAAAGGGGACCATTGCGGTCGGCAGCGACGCCGATCTCGTGATCTACGATCCCGCCGCGACCGGTATGAGGAGCGCGAGGACCCACCATTCGAAGTGCGATCGCAGCATCTTCGAGGGCTTCAAGGTGAAGGGCGTCCCGGCCAAGGTGATCGTCAACGGGCGCGTGCAATTTACCGACGGCAAGCTCGACGTGCAGCGCGGCGCCGGGCGCTTCATCGCCCGCAAGGTCGAGAGCCCGCGAACGCGTCAGGCGATGGGCGCGATGGAGATGGGGAGAGTGTGATGGCGAGCGGCCCCGCCGTTGGCGCGCGCGCGAAGCCGGCCGGGCTCGCGCTCCGGATCGCCCTGTGGATCGCGCAGCTCCTGCTCGCGCTGCTGTTCGGCTACGCCGGGTACCTCAAGATCTCGCAGCCGATGACCGAGCTGTCCCGCATGCTGGTGTGGCCGGCCGCGTTGCCGCCCGCACTGGTGCGCTTCATCGGCCTCTGCGAGATGGCGGGTTGCCTCGGCCTGATCCTGCCCTCGGTGTCGCGGGTCCTGCCGATTCTCTCCCCGATCGCGGCGATCGGACTCGCCACGATCATGGGTCTGGCCATTCCATTCCACATTGCGCGTGGCGAGGCGCAGGTCATCCCGCTGCACCTGGTACTGGGCGGACTCGCCGTGTTCGTGGCGTGGGGAAGGCTCGCGCGCGCGCCGATTGCACCGCGCAGGTAGCCACGCTCGAAGCGACCGGCGTGCTCAGGGCACGCGGTTCAGCACCGCGAGGGACAGCCGCCAGCGATTGTGTTCGTCGCGGCGCCATACGTTGAGATAAGTGCTCGAATCCGTTCCAGCCGCCGTGCCGCTCGCGAAGCGCGCCGCCACGCCGTAGGTGTAGGCGAAGTCGCCGGAACGCGAATCCCCCGAGCCGCCGGTCGCGAACTGCCAGCCGCCGCCCAGCGAATCCGCCGCGGCGCGCGCCGCGGGGAGCCCGAGCGCCGGCTCGCTGCCGGCATGGTTGAAGCGAACGTCGGCGGTCGCGGTCTGCTGCAGGGCGTGCGCAAGGCCCGACCGCGACGCCTCGCCAAGCATGCGATCGAGCTGCGCGAGGTCGGAGACACTGCTCGGGCCCGCAGCTTTCGCGTTCGAATGATCGGCGCCGCGCTTCAGCTCGCCACTTCCCACGCCGCCACTCTTCGGCGCGGCGTGGCTGCCGCCGATGTCGAGCGCCACGCGCCAGCTGCCGTCCGCCTGCCGCCTCCAGATCGAGATGAAGTGACCGTACGCGATCTTGGCCGGATCGGTCTCGCCGGGCGGCCGGTATTCCCACGGCCCGGTCGAGACGCCGAGATCGCCGGCTCGCGACACCTCGGCGTAGCAGGGTTCCCAGATCAGCGTGCCGGGCGGGCTGTTTCGGGATTCCCACGAGGCGCGGCCGTCGATGGGGAGCGGGCGAAAGATGATGGCTCCTTCGGCGAGATAGGTGAGGAACGCTTCCTTCATGCCCTTCTCGACCGAGAGCGCCGAGAACGCGCGCTCGGAATCGGTCAAGGACTGGAAGGCGTCGGGGGCCGAGGCGTGTGCGGGATCGGGGCCGGAGGTCGAATCGGAGAACGGCGCGACCACGAGCTGGCTGATGCCGGCCGCGAATGGAGGCGACGAAAGCGCGTAGGTGAGCAGCGTCAGGCTGGTGACGGATCGGAACTTCATGGTCGGTTCCCGAGGCACGCCCGGCGGGCCGTGCCGCGCCAGAATGGAACGTGCGCGCTCCGGTGGTTCACTATTCTCCGACTCGCGCCGGATTGCAACGTAAACTCTGGCGCCGACGCGCCTGTAGATGCGACCGCCCCCGATTCGGAGGCAGGCCATGCTTCATGTCCCCACCCGGGGGCATGAGGGCATGACGGAAGGGGGCCGCCCGCCGTGATGCCGGGATTCCGGGCCGCCCTCGGCGATTCGAAGCCGCATCGCACGACTCGAGGCCGCCGACCTCCGTCCGGTCACATTCCTGCCGTATTTCGGCGATCTCCGGCGACGTTTCGCTGCCCGCCGGTTCGTGGCAAGATGCTTCGCCATGAACACACCGAACCGTCCAGGGTCGCGACCCCGGTGAAGCCGCGCTATGCCATGGTTTTCGTGCTGTTCGCGCTGCTCGTGCTGATCGCCGCCCTTGAAATCACCGCGCTGGCGGGCGCCTGGTCGCTCCATCACGCGGGCCGCTTCGACGACGAGATCGCCTGGCTCGAGGGCTGGGAGCCGGTGCGGTTCTGGGAGCCGGGACGCCACGCCGTGATCGATCAGCGCTACCTGGATCGCGTCCATGCCGAGCTGCTGGCCGGACGTCTCGATCGCGCCGCGGTGGACGCGCGCCTCGCCCGGGCACGCTTCCGCTCGCGCGGCCGTGCGAGCGATCCGCAGCTGCTCGCGCTCGGCGTCGAAGTCTGCACGCGCGCCGCCGACCGGCTCGAGCGAAACGGGAGCCTTTCGGCTGCGGCCGACTGGAACGACAGCCTGTTCGTGCTGGCGGTGAGAGCCGGCGAACCCCGCATGCGCAACGCCGCCGTGGCCGCGTTCACCGAGGGGCTCGACCTGCGCGTGCGCGACGGCAAGCCGTGTGACGCTCTCAGCCGTGTGCTGTGGGCCGAGCACGGACTGGGCGGCGAGATTCCGGGCTTTTCGCCGCAGACCCGGGCCGAGCTGGAATCGCGCTGCGCCCGGTCGCGATCGGTGGCGAGCACGCGATGAGCCCGACTCCCGCCACGGTGATCCCGCTCGATCGTCTCGAGAGGCGACTGGCCGACGCCAAGCCGGTGTACTCGCCGGGAGAAGCGGTGGCCGAGGCCAACCGCTGCCTCTATTGCTCGGACGCGCCGTGCGTGGAGGCGTGCCCGACCGGGATCGACATTCCAGGCTTCATCCGCAAGATCGCGACCGACAACGTCAAGGGCTCGGCGCGCGCGATTCTGTCGGCCAATCTGCTCGGCTATTCGTGCGCGCGGGTGTGCCCGGTCGAGGTGTTGTGCGTCGGCGCCTGTGTCTACAACCAGTGGCATCGTACGCCGCCGATCCAGATTGGCCGGTTGCAGCGCTATGCCGTGGAGACGATGTTCCGGAACGGCGCGGGCGCGAAGCTGCTGCCGAAGGCGCCGCCGGCGGGGAAGAAGGTGGCGTGCGTGGGCGCGGGGCCGGCGTCGCTGGCCTGCGCCGGCTATCTCGCGCTCGAGGGGGTGAGCGTGATGCTGTTCGAGAAGCGCGCGCTCCCCGGCGGGCTCAACGTGACCGGTGTCGCGCCTTACAAGATGCAGGTCGACGGCGGCGCCATGGAAGTGGATTTCATCCGCTCGCTGGGCGTCGAGATTCGGACCGGCGTCGAGATCGGCCGCGACCCGATGCCCGCCGATCTGCTGCGCGATTTCGACGCCGTGTTCCTGGGTGTAGGGCTGGGCGCCGACGCGAAGCTCGGCATTCCCGGCGAGGACGGCGCGGGCGTGATCGGCGCGACGGCATGGATCGAGCGCCTGAAGCTCGAGCCTGGCTTTTCGCTGCCCGGCCTGCAGCGCGCGATCGTCGTCGGCGGCGGCAACACCGCGATCGATGCCACGCGCGAGCTGGCGAAACTCGGCGTCCCTGAAGTCACG
This genomic window from Candidatus Sulfotelmatobacter sp. contains:
- a CDS encoding FAD-dependent oxidoreductase translates to MSPTPATVIPLDRLERRLADAKPVYSPGEAVAEANRCLYCSDAPCVEACPTGIDIPGFIRKIATDNVKGSARAILSANLLGYSCARVCPVEVLCVGACVYNQWHRTPPIQIGRLQRYAVETMFRNGAGAKLLPKAPPAGKKVACVGAGPASLACAGYLALEGVSVMLFEKRALPGGLNVTGVAPYKMQVDGGAMEVDFIRSLGVEIRTGVEIGRDPMPADLLRDFDAVFLGVGLGADAKLGIPGEDGAGVIGATAWIERLKLEPGFSLPGLQRAIVVGGGNTAIDATRELAKLGVPEVTLVYRRGAGDMPGYAHELELARKEGVRLLERAVPKAFMHDSSGALTGLSLADGRQVPCELAIVAIGQAKLGSLATQFPGVALDEKGRVVVDEATGRTGNPKVFAGGDVLGGELVVTAAQEAKRAARAICASLGITLRGDAPMRAGRE
- a CDS encoding T9SS type A sorting domain-containing protein — encoded protein: MRRNLSLEFALALILALPAPAAAARVSGLTARPFHGQTFLTWSSPPGTGWSYHVYRATTPPQGGGISHYALVGSVLDSTWCDRRCSSLIGYSYSYTMPDGSHLAAGQGLFVNTPGATATAWYAVTCDSATVPADTVTVPGVNATASGVLEIPDRPQPVWQRKLTVARVTGDVYTLWTSDHDSPWFPEMCNRPSIPYDCAVVPGAPGGWQALMFYPHVRGGNFLSLTNGTGTPGEWVLTMDDYMPTAEGNTFWFGYNEGFDITARSNSTPTSGFVVDYTMRRVVFTLEWARSTLPIDTTRVYAIGYSMGAIGALFTTLRLPDLIAGAMFAHGVFDFGFEADPDAACSFNLSGAQRWSCDHLFGTVQEDLPTPEGERTFDVLDANYLVKELANAGRAVPPIVSFSGRYDTTTGWAEKPIFFRTMHSTREGGMFFFDTSTHNGGALSAWAPMGNFGYVYRYRSDRSFPALSNCSTDSNPGDGHAASGDSVGTINGYVEWDTTTIVDSRLVWGIRLTLRDLATRWGTLRAPDSLSVDVTPRRLQQFRIQPETPVQYSLTDAGGVLFASGAALSDAHGVVTIPAVTVRRSGTRLALWQLPNNSGVRAAAFDGVTLSGLVNPLHGACRFEVAWPRSGAGRVEVLDVSGRRVRRVWSGVASAGPQSERLDATGLASGVYLLCARQGSAVTTRRFVVVR
- the hydA gene encoding dihydropyrimidinase gives rise to the protein MGLLVKNGEIVTAADRYVADLYVENGKVAAIAPQLEKRGAKDEVIDASGALVLPGFIDPHVHMELPFMGTVSADDFESGTASGIAGGTTSIIDFCIPNRGQSLLEGLKIWRERSAKAVSDYTFHMAITGWNDKTADEMTQVVEKHGITSFKVFMAYKGAIMVDDGELYQVMKQAAKLGAVVTVHCENGDAVWHLQKELVAAGDLGPEYHPVSRPSAVEGEATNRALMMARLHGATAYIVHMTCREAVEALGRAKHSGQHCYGETCPQYLLLDDTVFNRPDFGGSAYVMSPPIRPAHMGHHAALWNGVGNGMLDSIGTDHCPFTHEQKKMGKDNFTLIPNGAAGIEDRLQLMYTYGVCEGRFDLQRMVALGSTNPARIFGLYPRKGTIAVGSDADLVIYDPAATGMRSARTHHSKCDRSIFEGFKVKGVPAKVIVNGRVQFTDGKLDVQRGAGRFIARKVESPRTRQAMGAMEMGRV
- a CDS encoding DoxX family protein, whose product is MASGPAVGARAKPAGLALRIALWIAQLLLALLFGYAGYLKISQPMTELSRMLVWPAALPPALVRFIGLCEMAGCLGLILPSVSRVLPILSPIAAIGLATIMGLAIPFHIARGEAQVIPLHLVLGGLAVFVAWGRLARAPIAPRR